One part of the Rutidosis leptorrhynchoides isolate AG116_Rl617_1_P2 chromosome 1, CSIRO_AGI_Rlap_v1, whole genome shotgun sequence genome encodes these proteins:
- the LOC139850119 gene encoding scarecrow-like protein 21 codes for MCSDYLKHPLTPQCLRDSLTSYERVNGFFVLDPQNLPSVPVADSISTLPPDFIPLLIEILSKLSPVLDSVFPFLYLIAVNHGIWLALIYFRYPQYIKDPVKNSIRECLKKFHQAKSRVLALPMHYISAAISLVKLLFRVSVDPSDPMIDIILDASSGLLDLMINEAKERYKEKFGLKVEKELIGTGENVEDIAEKRNFDGVALLDINPGDEECRKMGELIARGVLEQGLFACAEAVSENNTITAERLISVLQPLVSISGDPTQRLAAYMLEGIVSRFYGSGSTIHKSLKRKEPSSCDLFSYMTLLNEACPYFKFGYLSANGAIVEATKNEDRIHIIDLQIAQGGQWETLIQALAGRPGGPPKLRITGLDDSRNAFARGGGLNIVGQRLAKLAESLKVPFEFHGVPVFASDIEIKHLRVQPGEALAVNCTLVLHHLHDDHRDRLIRLIKRLSPKVVTLVEHEADLNTTNFFSRFQEVFSYYSAVFESIDANLPRDHKERINVEQHCLAGEIVNILACEGAEREKRHELFGMWRSRFMKTGFSPFPLSSYVNATIKKLLENYCDRYSVEERDGALFFGWMSRDLMSSSAWMCCETSLVSLRK; via the exons ATGTGTTCAGATTATCTCAAACATCCCTTAACCCCGCAATGTTTGAGAGATAGTCTCACTTCGTATGAAAGAGTAAATGGGTTTTTTGTTCTCGACCCTCAAAATCTTCCATCCGTACCCGTCGCCGATAGTATTAGCACGTTGCCGCCCGATTTTATACCTTTACTGATCGAAATCCTCAGTAAGTTGTCACCGGTGTTGGATTCGGTGTTTCCGTTTCTTTATCTGATTGCTGTAAATCACGGGATCTGGTTGGCTCTCATATATTTTCGTTACCCACAATATATTAAAG ATCCCGTCAAGAATTCTATTCGTGAGTGTCTGAAGAAGTTTCATCAAGCAAAAAGTAGAGTGCTAG cCCTACCCATGCATTACATTAGCGCCGCTATTAGCCTCGTGAAGCTTCTATTCCGGGTATCCGTTGATCCGTCGGATCCGATGATCG ATATTATTTTGGATGCAAGTTCTGGCTTACTAGACTTGATGATCAATGAGGCAAAGGAAAGATATAAGGAAAAATTTGGTTTAAAAGTCGAGAAAG AACTGATAGGTACGGGAGAAAATGTTGAGGACATTGCTGAGAAACGCAACTTTGATGGTGTCGCCTTACTGGATA TCAATCCAGGTGACGAAGAATGCCGAAAAATGGGAGAGTTGATTGCTAGAGGTGTGTTGGAACAAGGGCTGTTTGCTTGTGCTGAAGCAGTTTCAGAAAACAACACAATAACTGCAGAAAGATTAATTTCGGTGTTACAACCGTTGGTGTCGATTTCTGGTGACCCCACACAAAGGTTAGCAGCTTACATGTTAGAAGGAATCGTGTCTCGATTCTATGGCTCTGGTAGTACAATCCACAAATCTTTAAAGCGTAAAGAACCAAGCAGTTGTGACCTCTTCTCTTATATGACGTTACTAAATGAAGCATGTCCTTATTTCAAGTTTGGTTATTTATCTGCTAATGGAGCGATTGTTGAAGCCACCAAGAACGAAGATAGAATCCACATAATTGATCTTCAGATTGCGCAGGGTGGTCAATGGGAAACTCTAATTCAGGCTTTAGCGGGTCGACCCGGTGGTCCACCAAAGCTAAGGATCACTGGTTTAGATGATTCCAGGAACGCATTTGCTAGAGGTGGTGGATTAAACATTGTTGGTCAGAGACTTGCAAAACTTGCAGAATCATTAAAAGTACCGTTTGAGTTTCATGGTGTACCGGTTTTTGCTTCAGATATCGAGATTAAACATCTTAGGGTTCAACCAGGGGAGGCATTGGCGGTTAACTGTACGTTGGTGCTGCACCACTTGCACGATGATCATAGGGACCGATTGATAAGGCTGATTAAACGTTTGTCTCCAAAAGTTGTGACTCTTGTTGAACATGAAGCTGATTTGAATACGACCAACTTTTTTTCGAGGTTTCAAGAGGTATTCAGCTACTACTCAGCTGTGTTTGAATCAATTGATGCTAATTTACCAAGGGATCATAAAGAGAGAATCAACGTAGAACAACATTGTCTTGCTGGTGAAATAGTTAATATATTGGCGTGTGAGGGGGCTGAGAGGGAGAAGAGACACGAGCTTTTTGGGATGTGGAGATCACGTTTCATGAAGACTGGATTTAGTCCGTTTCCGCTGAGCTCGTATGTGAACGCCACCATTAAGAAGCTGCTTGAGAACTATTGTGACAGGTATAGTGTTGAAGAGCGAGATGGGGCTTTGTTCTTTGGATGGATGAGTCGAGATTTGATGTCGTCGTCTGCATGGATGTGTTGTGAGACAAGTTTGGTAAGTTTGAGAAAGTAG